The genomic segment AGACGATCGCGCCTTCGTCCGCTGCCGTCAGTTTCAATCCCGGCGCAAGGGCCGACAGACGTTTGGACGAAGAGAGCGTGTGTATCCGGGAGAGGAGTTTGCTGTTCTCATCGCGAAGGTCGGAAAGCCGTGCCGCCAGCCGCTTCATCGACATGACGTCGTCATGATAGCGTACCTTCTGCACGAAATACCCCGCCCCGACGGCAAGCACGAACAGTACGGTGATGATGGTAAATGCCGTGAGGCCGCGTTCGCCTTTCATAACCTTCCTCAATTACTTTACCGGGCACATCCGCGCAACACGCAGTTTCGCGCTGCGCGCTGCCGGATTCGTCGCTGTCTCTTCCGCCTGAGCGGTCACGACGTGTCTCGTAAGCACGGTCAATCTCCCCGTACCGTGCCGCGTATCGTTCTCGTTCATGAAACGCTTGACGATACGGTCCTCAAGCGAGTGGTAACTTATGACGGCAAGAACGCCTTCGGGTGCAAGCACCCGGAATGCGTTGGTAAGCGCGTTCGAAAGGATCATCAATTCGTCGTTGACCTCGATGCGTATGGCCTGAAACACCCGCGTCGCGGGATGTATGCGCCCAAAGCGGAGCTTCTTCGGCGTCGCATGGAAAACGACCGCCTCAAGTTCTGCTGTTGTGCCGATCTCCCGCGTTCGCCGCGCCGTAACGATCGCCTGTGCGATGCGTCCGGCATACGGCACCTCCCCGAAATCGCGGATGACCCGTGCCAATTCGTCCTCGGTGTACCCGTTGACCACATCATGTGCGGTCTTCCCTGTCCGCGAAAGCCGCATATCGAGCGGACCGTCCTCGCGGAACGAGAACCCTCGCTGTGCGGTGCGGAAATGATACATCGAGACGCCGAGATCAAAGAGCAGTGCGTCGGTAGTGCCGATCCATTCTTCTG from the Spirochaetota bacterium genome contains:
- the rsmH gene encoding 16S rRNA (cytosine(1402)-N(4))-methyltransferase RsmH, whose translation is MEIHHTPVLAREIVNFIGATSDNVKVIDATVGEGGHSALFLERGWTVFAVDRDEDMVAKARERLKAFSRVSFALCTYDGIYDVLPEEWIGTTDALLFDLGVSMYHFRTAQRGFSFREDGPLDMRLSRTGKTAHDVVNGYTEDELARVIRDFGEVPYAGRIAQAIVTARRTREIGTTAELEAVVFHATPKKLRFGRIHPATRVFQAIRIEVNDELMILSNALTNAFRVLAPEGVLAVISYHSLEDRIVKRFMNENDTRHGTGRLTVLTRHVVTAQAEETATNPAARSAKLRVARMCPVK